In Cicer arietinum cultivar CDC Frontier isolate Library 1 chromosome 7, Cicar.CDCFrontier_v2.0, whole genome shotgun sequence, the genomic window attttttaacttttcttaatagtattagataatattattatatattagtagtaagggtattttagatattttctattttcctatatatatactcattgtaaccctattaactttagttttggttcattatatgttataaaaccatagagtggttgtttctcttcttcctcttttcattgttaacatggtatcaaagagttttggttgattttgggatttACTGTAGAGAAGAGAAatactattttgataggaaagacaactaCCAAAAGAGATTTGagatcacttgaaacgtttgtatgttcagtctaactttgcagAATGTTATCAgttggaaagtgatattagagcccttaagcagaacaatatgaccattcaggaattctattcggtaatgactaatctgtgggatcaattggctcttatggaatcacctAAGTTGAAAgttgtcaaagcatacattgatcaaagagaggagcaacgtctggtttggtttctaatggctcttcgtggtgattttgagggccttcgtgggggtattttgcatcgttcccccttcctaatgttgaatcagtagttagtaaattgttggcagaagaaatcagacttaagactcattctggtGTGTTAGATAAGGAAATTCTCGCAActcctccatctgtttttgttgctcctgttcaaaaataaaacatctcaagggagagttgggcttggtatgatgaatgtgcattctgcaaagaaaaaggtcattggaaagcacgttgtccgaaattggggagagcacataagaagaattttagggggccatcgtccaatgttgttgcttttactcctcctaccattggctctagttctggttctgtatactcatctgagaNNNNNNNNNNNNNNNNNNNNNNNNNNNNNNNNNNNNNNNNNNNNNNNNNNNNNNNNNNNNNNNNNNNNNNNNNNNNNNNNNNNNNNNNNNNNNNNNNNNNNNNNNNNNNNNNNNNNNNNNNNNNNNNNNNNNNNNNNNNNNNNNNNNNNNNNNNNNNNNNNNNNNNNNNNNNNNNNNNNNNNNNNNNNNNNNNNNNNNNNNNNNNNNNNNNNNNNNNNNNNNNNNNNNNNNNNNNNNNNNNNNNNNNNNNNNNNNNNNNNNNNNNNNNNNNNNNNNNNNNNNNNNNNNNNNNNNNNNNNNNNNNNNNNNNNNNNNNNNNNTCTGGCATatcaggtatatctccttccatatggattcttgattctggagtatctcatcatatgacatacgatgataaatcttttgtgtctgtgaaacctgcCTCGTTTGTGTCGGTTATGATTGTTGGTGGCACTCCTATGCCATTAGCAGGCATTGGTTCTttctccacacctaacttgtctctttctaaagtttattatattcctaatcttactttgagtcttgcttctgttagtcaaatatgtgatttcagttattcggttatgttttcttccacttcttgttgtgtgcaggatccacattccggGAGGCTGATTGAGACAGACCATAGACAAGGGGAACTTTACGTTTTGGATGACCTACGACTCCCAGATACTGCAGCCTCACCAACTACtactgacttattatctagttttcgcttgaattccttatcttctagtttttatttatgacattctcgccttggacatgtttatgcttctagattaaaatattggcttctactggagccttagaAAAGTTACAACCCCGTGATATCTCAAATTGccgtggttgtaaacttgctaaatttccagctttaccgtttagtaaaagtgtttctcgtctgtgtcggttatgactgctgatggcactcctatgccactagcaggcattggttctgtctccacacctcacttgtctctttctaatgtttattatattcctaatcttactttgagtcttgcttctgttagtcaaatatgtgatttcggttattcggttacgttttcttccacttcttgttgtgtgcaggatccacattccggGAGGCTGATTGAGACAGACCATAGACAAGGGGAACTTTACGTTTTGGATGACCTACGACTCCCAGATACTGCAGCCTCACCAACTACtactgacttattatctagttttcgcttgaattccttatcttctagtttttatttatgacattctcgccttggacatgtttatgcttctagattaaaatattggcttctactggagccttagaAAAGTTACAACCCCGTGATATCTCAAATTGccgtggttgtaaacttgctaaatttccagctttaccgtttagtaaaagtgttttcgtttcatatgcgccttttgatttagttcactctgatgtttggggtccatcaccggtgctcaccaaaggtggatctagatattatgtttcgtttattgatgattacactcgttattgttggatttatcttatgaaaaatcggtctgaattttttgacatatatcatatatttcgtgcaatggtcaaaactcaatataattctgttataaaatgtttttgttgtgatttaggtggtgaatatatctctaataaattttctgaattacttgcttatgatggcacccgCCACCAAaaatcttgtactgatactcctcaacaaaatggagttgctgaaaggaaacatcgtcacattatagagactgctcgttccctttttgttgtccgcttcagttcctagaaagttttggggagaagcagttcttactgatgttcatgctattaatagaattccatcctctacaatatcaggtttgtctccctttgaaaaattgtatgcttctaccactgattactattctttgaaagtttttggttatacttgttttgttcttcgccctcaagtagagcgcagtaagttgtcttctcgttcaaccatgtgtgtttttcttggttatggggattgtcaaaagggttatcgttgttatgatcctcatgcaagaaaactttatgtatctcgtaacattgtttttcttgagcacatatctttttactttgtttcctctgattatcagattactaagagttctgaactaacccatattgatccgtttggtcctaatgatagcgcctctagtgattgtaatgttgagaattgcaggacaaatactactactccacatgatgacatccctcttgtccccccggctatccaaccacctcctgcgattgttgatcctcctcgttacccttcttgtcaacgtaagtctactcagttacttgattttgtctattcaacttactcagcttcgtttgcttctttcttaacatctattcacagtttgtctgagccctcttcctataaagaggatgttcttgatcctctttggcagcaggctatggaagaagaactatctgcattgcccaaaaccaacacttgggaattaATACCTCTTCATtctggaaaacgtgctattaggtctcgttgggtatacaagatcaaaactaagtttgataggtcagttgagcgctacaaagcacgtcttgttgctaagggtttctctcaacaatatggtatttattatgaagaaacttttgctcctgtagccaagatgaccattattcgtactcttattgcaattgcatctattcgtcaatggcatattttccaaatggatgtcaaaaatgcctttttaaatggtgagcttcatgaagaagtctatatggtccctccacaaggagtttctcctGATctaggggaagtatgtaagttaaaaaatgttgtatatggtcttaaacaggctcctcgagcttggtttgagaaattctctaatGTGATCACTTttcttggttttcgctctagtgaacatgattctgcattgtttataaggtccaccactcatggtcgcattatactttctctatatgttgatgatatgattattacaggtgatgatgttagtggaattaatgagttgaaattgcagttagccaaacagtttgagatgaaggacttgggaactcttcgctatttcttggggattgaagttgcctactctcctagaggctacttggttttcgctctagtgaacatgattctgcattgtttataaggtccaccactcatggtcgcattatactttctctatatgtgtgatgatatgattattacagctgatgatgttagtggaatcaatgagttgaaattgcagttagccaaacaacttgagatgaaggacttgggaactcttcgctatttcttggggattgaagttgcctactctcccagaggctaccttctttctcaatccaagtacattgccaacattcttgatcaagctcgtctttctgatactagagcagcaaatactcctcttgagttgaatgtaaaatatgctccatcggatggtgttcctttacgagattccactttgtatcgtactttggttggcagcttagtgtatcttacgattaccagacctgacattgcttatgatgttcatgttgttagtcaatttgttgtctctcccactacagtacattgggcaacagttcttcggattcttcgttatcttcgaggaactcaatttcaaagtcttctctttccatcgtcatcctcattggagttacgagcttattctgatgttGATTGGGATGGTGATACCACTGATtgtaaatccaccacagggttttgtatctttcttggagactctcttatttcttggaagagtaagaaacaagacattgtctctcgctcttctacagaagctgagtatcgtgctatggcatccactaccgctgaaataatttggttgcgttggcttttgtctgatatgggtatctctcttccTGAGCCAACTTCGATGCACtgtgataacaagagtgctattcaaattgctcacaactcggtctttcataaacgcaccaaacacattgcgattgattgtcatcttactcgtcatcatcttcagcatggaactattactctaccatttgtcccttcttctttacagattgctgatttgttcacaaagatgcattactgcgataacaagagtgctattcaaattgctcacaactcggtctttcatgaacgcaccaaacacattgagattgattctcatcttactcgtcatcatcttcagcatggaactattactctaccatttgtctcttcttctttatagattgctgatttgttcacaaagatgcattccataaaacgtttccgttttttagttgacaaactctcgatgctccatgttaatgcatcgtgagtttgaggggagatattagataatattattatatattagtagtaagggtattttagatattttctattttcctatatatatactcattgtaaccctattaactttagttttggttcattatatgttatgaaaccctagagtggttgtttctcttcttcctctttcttcctcttttcattgttaacaaatAGAACCTCATTTAAAGGGTAAccctgaaattatttaaaatcataaaggACCAGAAcgggaaaaaaaagaagataaatgactaaattgttaactgaaattaagttaagggactataGGTGGTATTTAccctatattttattatagttttgCATAATGAAGGTATGAACTGAAAGATTATATTTATGatgaatttagtttaaatatttttacatttgttaaatacaaaatttttgagttaaatattatttatgagCAAAAAAGATGTTTATGCAAAAGGTTATGCTTATGatgtatttagtttaattttttacatttaaatctattaaacacttttttaagtattgtatttgaaaatagtaagtactctaaaaataaacaaatgaaacaCTACTATTAAAAATTATGGTAGTTTAGTAAACAAAAATGGTTGGTGAGTTACATGTAATAATGAAAGTAATGTGGTGGACCAAGTAGTAGTACTAGCTGTTTTCTCTTACTTTtccttttactttttaatttttttaactatattatTGCACATATTTGAAACAAATGGAACAAGTACAAGAAGCTTCTAATCAATTTGTTCCACAAGCACAACAAAACTTCATCATAACAAGTACAAGATTTAGGCAAGTCTCCTATCATTGCCGCCAACACAAGGAAAAGAGGTAGCCCAAAGAAAACCTAGTAAAGCCTCTTATAGTGCTTGATTACATTTTAATATGAGAAATGATGTAGGTATATGTAAGTATTATGAAAAAGTGTATGCAACCTCCATATATTAtttcgtaaaataaaaaataaattattatttatgtataacccGCTAACACAACCCGTTCTTGATCGGGTCGGTTTGGTTTaggttaaatgaaaaaaatacggGTTTATAACTTAatacaacccaaaaataattgattgaatATCGGATTTTATCAAAACCGATCCAACTCAACCCGCATACACTCCTGATAAAAGGCTTTTAGAAACTCgtgcttttaaaaatatttaatgagcTAATAAAACTTCAAAGTATGCATATTTGCATTCTAAGaacttcaatttttcttttttttgttagtaAACTTTTTGGcctaaaataatctaaatactACCAATTGTTAcataagtgtttttttttctttttgtcacGATTGTTCTGGGTTATGAAACATCTTATTTCTTCGTAATTTATTTGGTATACTACAATCAACACaaaacatcaaatatttttaaataaagaaataaaagcacaaaaatatcaaaaatatttttataaaattctaaCTACTATAGTCAATAAAGATTCTTTTactaaaacaagaaaaaataatatgcaGATGACAATTCAACTATACACTATTCTGCTCAAAggatataaaatctaaaaaatttgagaaactcaacaataaaatctaaaaatttgcTTTTCCTTAATGAATATTTAGCTTCAAAAAAATTACTCATTtagtttttgatatatttaaatgcattattataaaatataatgtatataaagtcGTATTTTTTAAAAcgtgatgttaaatatcaaaataaaacttaatttcattgacataGTAACtcgttaatatatttaaagatatgtttgattaaatatttaaaaatgttaaaatgaaatagatTTTTAAGTAGGCTAACAAGTCATATCAGACTTCTATCAAAACCAGACTCAGGTCTAAAAAGTAAGCATATGACATGCCAATTAAACCTTGAATTTTTTGACAGACCAGACTCCGAACTTTAACTCGGCCTAACCTATTCCCACCCTTATTCTCTACCCTATCTCTTTGTGCATTTTTTAGTGAGATGGATGAAACTaattatttgaatgtttttagtaattaaatgtAGCATGCGCTCTAATTCTTTAAAATGCATAGCAAATTGTTAAATTATGATATAGAATGAAACAAGAGAGAGAATATGAAACAATATTTACCAAAAAGGATAACCACATATTGTCAAACTCCTTGATATATGAAGACTTCAGCTTGAATCTTATCAACCAAATAATCATTAATGTTGACAAAAGATATAATAGATCCAACACAGTATGGATGTTACCCTCCATGTAGAGGCTACTACATAATCTTGTTACTACGAATAATGCAGTGATCTCTTGAGTCTTGAGAGATAAAcctaaaacatataaaattgttttttaggCTGTGGTATATAAAACTGTAAAAAGTTAAAACGCATCAATCAATCTATATAGGAAAGTTATTTAGATAGTTAACTAACCAtagattttttatgttaaaaatcaTAGAAATTTGTGTATGAGAAATAAGAGGTACAATTACGTACCATCATATTAATACGTAACcaactaaaaaaaacaaaatattatttaatttatagattAACGGATATACATTGTGAGTTCTCTTTAATTTAGTCCAAAACCATTTTtaagatcaattttataaaacatagaagaaatataacatatttagttgaaaaataatcatatttcataattttcaaatatatcaaataacaacATTATATTCCTTGTGAACCAATTCGCTAACTATTCCAATATATAAACAGTATGGGCATCATTACAAAAAGGAAATTGCTATGAATCACGAACAAAAGAGTCACGAACGGTTCGAAAAATTTGACTTAATTTTaacacttttcttttttaatatttacccACTATGTATGGTCATGTAAGCTTTTGATTGGTTCAATTCCACTCTTGATGGTTTCAGGAcactacaataaaataaaaaattatgttattgTGCTCAGTGTTAATAGTTTGATCTCATAACAATGAAAGACTAAACTTAGTTTCAGAAGGAGTAGTAATACTAACAATATTAGTTACTAACAACACTTAATAAccgttggaaaaaaaaatattgttagtaTATTATCCCTTACTAGAGACTTATATGGATCCgtattcatttttcaaaatactcactTCTCCAATCTATCAATCAAATAAGTTTCTTTTTCCACTCTCAATTTTTTCATAAGTTCCCAAATTTTATTTGGATGGTTAATCTGAAGATGTATTTTGCAGGTGAATTGACCaatccaaatatatatttttgtgtatttaaaAACATCGGAGATGAGAAGAGAAAAACTCTTCAAATAAATCAAAGATGAGTCCAAGTAAATGCAGGAGGTCCAAGTTCATTAATCACTTAAACAAACCAAAGAATTTTGGAATTCTATAACCTCTTTCTTccaaaaaaaactcatttctcCAATGTAACCTCCAATTcgaaattaaaagaaatttatttcTGAAACTATAAACAGCTTAAGAaattaaacttcaaaaataaattttcaatctAAATATTGTGCCAAAATTCTTCTATTTCCATTCCTATGTTTATACCAATATCGATCCGTTAGTGTTCAATAAGCCTTAAattcttttctattttaaacTGAATATTTTCCCTTCACcctaaacttttataaaaaaaataaaaaaataaataaataaacgcTAACAAGTCACTTTCCCTAGTTTAATTTAAAAGGTCTACATattcatttaaaacaaaatataaataattaattttcttatattttgttactatacattaatatttaacgATGGTAATTTAATAAAGACAATGTGGAAGCAcgagaataaaaaagaaaaaaaaaatgaagagaatgTGAAATTGATGACTAGAAATTAAGAAACGTACCAGAACAAGTCTTGTGAACGAAGAGCTTGTATATGAGGATAATAAGGCCAGCAATGTGGTTTATTTCAGTGGCTATGAAGAAAAAATCTGGATCTGTAGTTGTAAATTTTAGAGTCACCAAACCACTAAGAGCAAGAAATGTCCCCAAAAATATCTTCAATTTCATTGACCTCTTCATCAACCATTCAACCCAATCATTCACTGGGGAATCCCTCTTTGAACCCATTTTTCtgtccaatttttttataaaaaaaatagcaatcaaaatatgggtattatttttcttgatttaTATTTGTGGTCACATAAAATTTGAGAGTGGTTTAAATGGAGAGA contains:
- the LOC101492040 gene encoding ER lumen protein-retaining receptor-like — protein: MGSKRDSPVNDWVEWLMKRSMKLKIFLGTFLALSGLVTLKFTTTDPDFFFIATEINHIAGLIILIYKLFVHKTCSGLSLKTQEITALFVVTRLCSSLYMEGNIHTVLDLLYLLSTLMIIWLIRFKLKSSYIKEFDNMWLSFLVVPSAIMAVLIHPATSHIWIARVIWAFTSYLETVSILPQLRYMQNAKMIETFTGYYVFALGLSRFFSLAYWIIHTYNSRGQYLFLFGHGYFWMLASLFSEIVRSFILADFCYYYIKSFMQGQLLKKMPV